From Mycolicibacterium cosmeticum, a single genomic window includes:
- a CDS encoding isopenicillin N synthase family dioxygenase, which yields MATRPSGGNNGAVLSVHTALPVVDLRDDPAELRDRLRRVAHEVGFFYLTGHGVPDDLIGRLLTQARALFALPQADKDAVAMVNSPHFRGYTRLGGELTGGQVDWREQIDIGPERAPLPDPVEPYLRLQGPNQWPAALPELPAVIAAWDTALAHVGRALLRHWAVALGSPADVFDPAFAEAPATLIKVIRYPGGVPSGQGVGAHRDAGVLTLLLAEPGSTGLQVRTDHGYVDVDPLPGALIVNIGEMLEIASGGYLRATEHRVRTGDAERLSVAYFFNPRLDARMPALPLPDELAIQARGVTDDPANDRIYPVYGRNAWKSRLRAHPDVAAAHRYV from the coding sequence ATGGCCACCCGGCCGTCCGGCGGGAACAATGGAGCCGTGCTTTCCGTCCACACGGCGCTGCCCGTCGTCGATCTCCGCGACGACCCCGCCGAACTGCGGGACCGGCTGCGCCGGGTGGCACACGAGGTCGGGTTCTTCTATCTGACCGGGCATGGTGTGCCGGACGACCTGATCGGACGCCTGCTCACCCAGGCCCGCGCCCTGTTCGCGCTGCCGCAGGCGGACAAGGACGCCGTCGCCATGGTCAACAGCCCGCATTTCCGCGGCTATACCCGCCTCGGTGGTGAGCTCACCGGCGGCCAGGTGGACTGGCGCGAGCAGATCGACATCGGACCGGAACGGGCGCCGCTGCCCGACCCGGTCGAACCGTATCTGCGACTGCAGGGACCCAACCAATGGCCGGCCGCCTTACCGGAGTTGCCTGCCGTCATCGCCGCATGGGATACCGCGTTGGCGCACGTGGGGCGGGCCCTGCTGCGGCACTGGGCCGTTGCCCTCGGCAGCCCGGCGGACGTGTTCGATCCGGCGTTCGCCGAGGCCCCGGCCACACTGATCAAGGTCATCCGCTATCCCGGCGGCGTCCCGTCCGGCCAGGGCGTCGGCGCGCACCGCGACGCCGGTGTGCTCACCCTGCTGCTCGCCGAACCGGGCAGCACCGGACTGCAGGTCCGCACCGACCACGGTTACGTCGACGTCGACCCGCTGCCCGGCGCGTTGATCGTCAACATCGGCGAGATGCTCGAGATCGCCAGCGGCGGCTACCTGCGCGCGACCGAGCACCGGGTACGGACCGGCGATGCCGAGCGCCTGTCGGTGGCGTATTTCTTCAACCCGCGACTGGATGCGCGGATGCCGGCACTACCGTTGCCCGACGAGTTGGCGATCCAAGCCCGCGGAGTCACCGACGACCCCGCCAACGATCGTATTTACCCTGTTTACGGGCGTAATGCGTGGAAGAGTCGGTTGCGTGCGCACCCTGATGTGGCCGCGGCGCACCGTTACGTGTGA
- the rfbB gene encoding dTDP-glucose 4,6-dehydratase: MARLLVTGGAGFIGSNFVHHVVDHTDHHVTVLDKLTYAGNRQSLAGLPDDRVAFVLGDIADADLVDDLMGDADAVVHYAAESHNDNSLDDPRPFLHTNLVGTFTLLESARRHGTRFHHISTDEVYGDLEIDDPSRFTEVTPYNPSSPYSSTKAGSDLLVRAWVRSFGVAATISNCSNNYGPYQHVEKFIPRQITNVLRGTRPKLYGEGRNVRDWIHADDHSAAVLTILENGRVGETYLVGADGERDNKTVVEMILTLMGQPADAYDRVTDRAGHDLRYAIDSTKLREELGWRPRYDDFESGLAATIQWYRDNEAWWGPAKDATEAFYARLGQ, encoded by the coding sequence ATGGCCCGCCTGCTGGTCACCGGAGGAGCCGGCTTCATCGGATCCAATTTCGTGCACCACGTCGTCGACCACACCGATCACCACGTCACGGTGCTGGACAAGTTGACCTACGCGGGTAACCGGCAGTCACTTGCAGGATTGCCGGACGACCGGGTGGCATTCGTCCTCGGCGACATCGCGGATGCCGATCTCGTCGATGATCTGATGGGCGACGCCGATGCGGTCGTCCACTACGCCGCGGAGTCGCACAACGACAATTCGCTGGACGATCCGCGCCCATTCCTCCATACCAATCTAGTGGGCACGTTCACCCTGCTGGAGTCCGCGCGCAGGCACGGCACTCGCTTCCACCACATCTCGACCGATGAGGTGTACGGCGATCTGGAGATCGACGACCCGAGCCGGTTCACCGAAGTCACCCCGTACAACCCGTCGTCGCCGTACTCCTCGACCAAGGCAGGCAGCGATCTGCTGGTGCGGGCGTGGGTGCGGTCGTTCGGTGTTGCGGCGACGATCTCCAATTGCTCCAACAACTATGGCCCGTACCAGCACGTCGAGAAGTTCATTCCGCGCCAGATCACCAACGTGCTGCGCGGAACCAGACCCAAGCTCTACGGCGAGGGGCGCAATGTCAGGGACTGGATCCATGCCGACGACCATTCGGCGGCGGTGCTCACGATCCTGGAAAACGGACGCGTCGGCGAGACGTATCTGGTCGGCGCCGACGGCGAACGTGATAACAAGACCGTCGTCGAGATGATCCTCACCCTGATGGGGCAACCCGCCGACGCCTATGACCGGGTTACCGACAGGGCCGGTCATGACCTGCGGTACGCCATCGATTCCACCAAGCTGCGCGAGGAGCTGGGTTGGCGTCCGCGCTACGACGACTTCGAGAGCGGGCTGGCCGCGACCATCCAGTGGTACCGCGACAACGAAGCCTGGTGGGGTCCTGCAAAAGACGCCACCGAGGCGTTCTATGCGCGTTTGGGCCAGTGA
- a CDS encoding sugar nucleotide-binding protein → MVEYEKALRATETPIPGLTLWELPVHGDNRGWFKENWQRQKMVAAGLPDFGPVQNNVSFNDAVGTTRGIHAEPWDKYVSVVSGRVFGAWVDLRTGPTFGSVFTAELDPSRAVFVPRGVGNAFQTLEPNTSYTYLVNDHYSPAAVYPSVNPADETLDIRWPVPLDRAVLSVKDRAHPRLKDVAPMPPRKILVLGGTGQVGSALRELYADRSGVEFAGRATMDLAAGTDVHSVFRWRDYDVVINAAAYTAVDLAETAQGRTAAWATNVSGVAALARVCTTYGLTLVHISSDYVFDGAAADPYREDAPVAPLGVYGQTKAAADQIVTTVPRHYILRTSWVVGKGQNFVRTMLSLAERGINPAVVDDQYGRLTFAPELARAVRHLTETGAPYGLYNVTGSGAVGSRADIARRVFELAGHDPDRVVAVSTDRYVASIAGPVALRPRNSVLDLSKIQAAGFMTVDAQESLVGYIQRELSTNPSI, encoded by the coding sequence GTGGTGGAGTACGAAAAGGCGTTGCGTGCCACCGAGACCCCGATCCCCGGCCTGACCCTCTGGGAGTTGCCCGTCCACGGGGACAACCGAGGCTGGTTCAAAGAGAACTGGCAGCGCCAGAAAATGGTTGCGGCCGGGCTGCCCGACTTCGGGCCGGTTCAGAACAACGTGTCGTTCAACGATGCCGTCGGGACCACCCGGGGTATCCATGCCGAGCCCTGGGACAAATATGTCTCGGTGGTCTCGGGGCGCGTGTTCGGTGCTTGGGTCGACCTTCGTACCGGTCCGACATTCGGGTCGGTGTTCACCGCTGAGCTGGACCCGTCCCGGGCAGTCTTCGTGCCGCGGGGAGTGGGTAATGCGTTCCAGACGTTGGAGCCCAATACCTCTTATACGTATCTGGTCAATGACCACTACTCGCCGGCCGCTGTGTACCCGTCGGTGAACCCCGCCGATGAGACGCTGGACATCCGATGGCCGGTCCCGCTCGACCGAGCGGTGCTGTCGGTGAAGGATCGCGCGCATCCGCGACTGAAGGACGTGGCTCCGATGCCGCCGCGGAAAATTCTTGTTCTCGGGGGAACCGGCCAAGTCGGAAGCGCCCTGCGCGAACTGTACGCCGACCGGTCCGGTGTCGAATTCGCCGGTCGGGCAACCATGGACCTCGCCGCGGGCACGGACGTGCACAGCGTGTTCCGTTGGCGCGACTATGACGTCGTCATCAATGCCGCCGCGTACACGGCGGTGGACCTGGCCGAGACGGCACAGGGGCGGACAGCGGCGTGGGCGACGAATGTCAGCGGTGTCGCCGCCCTGGCCCGTGTCTGCACCACCTATGGACTGACGTTGGTGCACATCTCCAGTGACTACGTATTCGACGGCGCGGCTGCAGATCCCTACCGAGAAGACGCCCCGGTCGCTCCGCTGGGTGTCTACGGGCAGACGAAGGCCGCAGCCGACCAGATCGTGACAACCGTTCCGCGGCACTACATTTTGCGCACGTCCTGGGTGGTGGGGAAGGGGCAGAATTTCGTGCGGACCATGCTCTCGCTCGCCGAGCGTGGGATCAATCCCGCCGTGGTGGACGACCAATACGGCAGATTGACGTTCGCGCCGGAGCTGGCCCGGGCCGTCCGGCACCTCACGGAAACCGGTGCGCCCTACGGCCTGTACAACGTGACAGGCTCAGGTGCCGTCGGGTCCCGGGCGGATATTGCACGCCGAGTGTTCGAGCTCGCCGGCCACGATCCAGACCGGGTGGTCGCGGTGAGCACCGACCGATACGTGGCCTCGATTGCGGGTCCTGTTGCGTTACGGCCGCGAAACAGCGTCTTGGATTTGAGCAAGATTCAAGCGGCAGGGTTCATGACTGTCGATGCTCAAGAGTCTCTTGTTGGCTACATTCAACGCGAGCTGTCGACGAACCCGTCGATATAG
- a CDS encoding succinate dehydrogenase/fumarate reductase iron-sulfur subunit: MSAYNANLRVWRGDPAGGELQDYSVEVNDGEVVLDIIHRLQATQTPDLAVRWNCKAGKCGSCSAEINGRPRLMCMTRMSTFDPAETVTVTPLRTFPVMRDLVTDVSFNYEKARQIPSFTPPKDLQPGEYRMQQEDVNRSQEFRKCIECFLCQNVCHVVRDHEENKQNFAGPRFHMRIAELDMHPLDVVDRQEMAQDEFGLGYCNITKCCTEVCPEHIKITDNALIPMKERVADRKYDPIVWLGNKLFRR, translated from the coding sequence ATGAGTGCGTACAACGCGAATCTGAGGGTCTGGCGCGGGGATCCGGCAGGCGGCGAGCTGCAGGACTACAGCGTCGAGGTGAACGACGGCGAGGTGGTGCTCGACATCATCCACCGGCTTCAGGCCACGCAGACACCGGACCTGGCGGTCCGCTGGAACTGCAAGGCCGGCAAGTGCGGGTCCTGCTCCGCGGAGATCAACGGCCGGCCGCGGCTGATGTGCATGACGCGCATGTCGACGTTCGACCCGGCCGAGACCGTGACGGTGACGCCGCTGCGCACGTTCCCGGTGATGCGCGACCTCGTCACCGACGTGTCCTTCAACTACGAGAAGGCGCGCCAGATCCCGTCGTTCACCCCGCCGAAGGACCTGCAGCCCGGCGAGTACCGGATGCAGCAGGAGGACGTGAACCGCAGCCAGGAGTTCCGCAAGTGCATCGAGTGCTTCCTGTGCCAGAACGTCTGTCACGTGGTGCGTGACCACGAGGAGAACAAGCAGAACTTCGCCGGCCCGCGCTTCCACATGCGCATCGCCGAGTTGGACATGCACCCCTTGGACGTGGTGGATCGTCAGGAGATGGCGCAGGACGAGTTCGGGCTCGGCTATTGCAACATCACCAAGTGCTGCACCGAGGTATGCCCCGAACACATCAAGATCACCGACAATGCGCTGATCCCGATGAAGGAGCGCGTCGCCGACCGCAAGTACGACCCGATTGTGTGGCTGGGGAACAAGCTGTTCCGGCGATGA
- the rfbA gene encoding glucose-1-phosphate thymidylyltransferase RfbA, translating into MKGIILAGGSGTRLHPITLGVSKQLMPVYDKPMIYYPLSTLMLAGIRDILVITTPRDAASFERLLADGSRFGVSISYAQQPSPDGLAQAFTIGARFIGGDKVALVLGDNLLYGPGLGTQLQAFNDVDGGAIFAYQVADPAAYGVIEFDGAGLAVSLEEKPKVPKSNFAVPGLYFYDNDVVAIAQRLKPSARGEYEITDINRVYLEQGRLHVRVLPRGTAWLDTGTFDQMTDAAEFVRTMERRTGLKIGVPEEIGWRQGYLDDDELRERAVAQSKSGYGDYLLSLLDRRL; encoded by the coding sequence GTGAAAGGGATCATCTTGGCGGGAGGTTCGGGGACGCGTCTGCACCCGATCACGCTCGGTGTTTCCAAACAGTTGATGCCGGTGTACGACAAGCCGATGATCTACTACCCGCTGTCGACGCTCATGCTGGCGGGCATCCGGGACATCCTCGTGATCACCACACCGCGAGACGCCGCGAGCTTCGAGCGGCTGCTGGCCGACGGCTCTCGGTTCGGAGTCTCGATCAGTTACGCCCAGCAGCCGTCGCCGGACGGACTGGCCCAAGCCTTCACCATCGGAGCGCGTTTCATCGGTGGTGACAAGGTTGCCCTCGTCCTGGGCGACAATTTGTTGTACGGCCCCGGTCTGGGTACCCAACTGCAGGCGTTCAACGACGTCGACGGCGGGGCCATCTTCGCTTACCAAGTCGCCGATCCGGCAGCGTACGGGGTCATCGAGTTCGACGGTGCGGGGTTGGCGGTGTCGTTGGAGGAGAAGCCGAAGGTCCCCAAGAGCAACTTCGCGGTACCGGGGTTGTACTTCTATGACAACGACGTGGTCGCCATCGCCCAGCGCCTCAAGCCGAGCGCACGTGGCGAGTACGAGATCACCGATATAAACCGCGTCTATCTGGAACAGGGCAGGCTGCACGTGCGGGTGCTGCCCCGCGGTACGGCGTGGCTCGACACCGGGACCTTCGATCAGATGACCGATGCTGCCGAGTTCGTGCGGACCATGGAACGCCGGACCGGTCTGAAGATCGGGGTGCCGGAGGAGATCGGCTGGCGGCAAGGCTATCTCGATGACGACGAGTTGCGCGAACGTGCGGTGGCGCAGTCGAAGTCGGGGTATGGCGATTACCTGCTGAGCCTGCTGGACAGGAGACTCTAG
- a CDS encoding flavin reductase family protein — MTNTELSPAALREAFGHFPSGVIAIAAEVDGVRVGLAASTFVPVSLDPPLVAFCVQNSSETWPKLKDLPALGISVLGESHDQAARTLAAKTGDRFEGLETHSHESGAVFVHGTSVWLESAIDQLVPAGDHTIVVLQVKGITVHDVPPIVFHRSTFRKLGA; from the coding sequence ATGACCAACACAGAGCTGAGCCCGGCCGCGCTGCGTGAGGCGTTCGGCCATTTCCCGTCCGGCGTCATCGCGATCGCCGCGGAGGTCGACGGCGTCCGGGTGGGTCTGGCCGCAAGCACCTTCGTGCCCGTATCGCTGGATCCGCCGCTGGTGGCGTTCTGTGTGCAGAACTCCTCCGAGACCTGGCCCAAGTTGAAGGACCTCCCGGCCCTGGGCATCAGCGTGCTGGGCGAGTCGCACGATCAGGCGGCGCGCACCCTGGCCGCCAAGACCGGCGACCGGTTCGAAGGCCTGGAGACGCACTCACACGAGAGCGGTGCGGTGTTCGTGCACGGCACCAGCGTCTGGCTGGAGAGCGCCATCGATCAGCTGGTCCCGGCCGGCGACCACACCATCGTCGTGCTGCAGGTCAAGGGCATCACGGTGCACGACGTGCCGCCGATCGTGTTCCACCGCAGCACGTTCCGCAAGCTCGGCGCCTGA
- a CDS encoding DUF4012 domain-containing protein, with translation MRKQSRRTSGVDGDHAEDDQPSRFGELWRRRETRISILVLVVVIVGFLGWLGAEAYSAKAQLEQARTSAQQAKDALADGDVEDALRLADAAQSQARAASDATGSAPWTVAAHIPWLGSPFRTGQQISGVVLGLASDILRPSAQLGVALSPSSLYDGKRVDVELLRAKQPELSKIAADARRLESEARAISDPAYFSVLRDVRSQLRAQATSVANFLDATAIAAKLGPAMMGADGPRTYFMGFQTNAEARGTGGILGGFGILKFDNGVPTVQELGPNTELKGPFTPIDLGPEFAQQYGYANPGTDFRNSNMSPHFPYAAQIWKSMWAQQSGMNVDGVVALDPVALSYILGAIGPVSMPDGEKVTKDNVVELTESIAYQRFPKDQTARKEFLQDIADAVVKRMTTSVDRPRDLLDALGRAVGERRISVWSASPEDQKLLEGTPLGHAVPADPAPYAEVVINNLGGNKMDYYLRREIEYVADRCTEKERNSTVTVKLKSAVPDTPLPDYVAGSDGLNPNVPIKLPTATMLSSIRLVATKDAKLLSVFVNGQRVPFFTEHENGHPTFEVQVAIPPRTSGELVFRLAEPTVPGAPRVPIQPLVDNVTPVINVPACPA, from the coding sequence GTGCGCAAACAATCCCGACGCACGTCGGGCGTCGATGGTGATCATGCGGAAGACGATCAGCCGTCCCGGTTCGGTGAACTGTGGCGCCGGCGCGAGACCCGGATCTCCATCCTGGTGCTCGTGGTGGTGATCGTGGGATTCTTGGGTTGGCTTGGCGCCGAGGCATATTCGGCGAAAGCTCAGCTGGAGCAGGCACGTACCAGCGCCCAGCAGGCCAAGGATGCGCTTGCCGACGGAGATGTCGAGGATGCACTTCGCCTCGCAGACGCCGCCCAGTCGCAAGCCCGGGCCGCGAGCGACGCCACCGGATCGGCACCTTGGACGGTCGCGGCCCATATCCCGTGGTTGGGCAGCCCATTCCGAACCGGACAGCAGATCTCCGGTGTTGTTCTCGGGTTGGCAAGCGACATCCTGCGTCCGTCCGCCCAACTGGGCGTTGCACTTTCGCCCAGCAGTCTGTACGACGGCAAACGTGTCGATGTCGAGCTGCTGCGGGCCAAGCAACCGGAGCTGAGCAAGATCGCCGCCGATGCACGTCGGTTGGAATCGGAAGCCCGGGCAATATCCGACCCGGCATACTTCTCCGTGCTGCGGGATGTGCGTTCACAGCTTCGTGCCCAAGCCACCAGCGTCGCGAATTTCCTTGATGCCACCGCCATTGCGGCCAAATTGGGCCCTGCCATGATGGGTGCGGACGGACCCAGGACCTACTTCATGGGATTCCAAACCAATGCCGAGGCGCGCGGCACCGGCGGAATACTCGGCGGTTTCGGGATACTCAAGTTCGACAACGGAGTGCCGACCGTCCAGGAGTTGGGGCCGAATACCGAACTGAAAGGGCCGTTCACGCCGATCGACCTCGGACCCGAGTTCGCGCAACAGTATGGCTACGCCAATCCGGGCACCGATTTCCGTAACAGCAACATGAGTCCCCATTTTCCGTATGCCGCCCAGATCTGGAAATCGATGTGGGCGCAACAATCCGGCATGAACGTCGACGGCGTGGTTGCCCTCGATCCCGTCGCGCTGAGCTACATCCTCGGGGCGATCGGTCCGGTGAGCATGCCGGATGGCGAGAAGGTGACCAAGGACAACGTGGTCGAGTTGACGGAGTCAATTGCGTACCAACGTTTTCCGAAAGATCAGACCGCGCGGAAAGAATTTCTCCAGGACATCGCCGACGCGGTCGTCAAGAGGATGACGACGTCCGTCGACAGGCCGCGTGACCTGCTCGACGCGTTGGGGCGGGCAGTCGGCGAACGCCGGATCTCGGTGTGGAGCGCGTCGCCGGAAGACCAGAAGTTGCTGGAGGGCACCCCTTTGGGGCACGCGGTTCCAGCGGATCCGGCTCCGTACGCGGAGGTGGTGATCAACAATCTCGGTGGTAACAAGATGGACTACTACCTCCGGCGAGAAATCGAGTATGTGGCCGACCGTTGTACGGAAAAAGAGCGGAATTCCACCGTCACCGTGAAACTCAAGAGCGCCGTGCCGGACACTCCGTTGCCCGACTACGTCGCCGGTTCGGATGGTCTCAACCCCAACGTCCCCATCAAACTCCCGACGGCGACGATGCTCAGCTCGATACGTCTCGTGGCGACGAAGGACGCGAAGTTGTTGAGTGTGTTCGTCAACGGTCAGCGGGTGCCCTTCTTCACCGAGCATGAGAATGGCCATCCGACGTTCGAGGTGCAGGTCGCCATCCCGCCTCGGACATCGGGGGAGTTGGTGTTTCGGTTGGCCGAGCCGACGGTGCCGGGCGCACCACGCGTGCCGATCCAGCCTCTGGTCGACAACGTCACCCCGGTGATCAACGTGCCGGCCTGCCCCGCCTGA